Part of the Thunnus albacares chromosome 11, fThuAlb1.1, whole genome shotgun sequence genome, ACAGAGTATTAACTAAAACCAAAAGGTGTGAACACATCACTCCTATTTTAACGTGtcttcactggctcccagtaaaacaaagaatttaatttaaaaatgttccttttttaaaaaaactatgCACGGCTTGGCTCCCTCTTACATCACTGACATGCTCACTGAATACACACCAGACAGACGCCTGAGATCATCAAGTAAAGGTCTCCTCACTATACGGAGAATAAACTCTAAATCAGCTCATGGTGCCTTCAGTCATTATGATCTTACTCTCTGGAATTCTCTACCACATGAACTCAGGTCTGCTACAACCgtgtcttcttttaaaagcagactaaaaacatcttttttcacAAGCTTTAGTTAGGTTTAAAGTGTGTGGTTAACGGGCAAAACCTTCATTTTagaatcagtattattattgttattcctttttaataataatgatacctTCTTATCCTACTCTCTTTATTGTAATTCCTTCTTACCCTCTAATTATATTTGTTGTCTTGTATGTTGATGTTTAACATCtccttatttttattgtttttatgttgcatgttttatgtatgtattgttAATGTGAAGTTAAACGGTTTTGACATGTATGATCTTtacctttatttttgtttttaagcacattgagtttatgACTGTGGTATTaaatgtgttatataaataaactgacttgACCTGACtctcacctgtcgtctctgTGGAGGATCACTTCCTGTTGGACACAGGCTCCTGTGACGAGGTGGGTGTGGCCTAAAGAGCGATAAAGCTCACCACAAAGGTTTGAGACTCACAGTGAATGTTTCCTGTTCTCCAGGTCTCCTTGGCAGCCTTGCAGCTGCAGAGTGTGATCATGAGCTCAACAGTTGTGTCTGGGTTACCCGCAGCCCTGCTGTGACACCTGCTACTGCCACTTCTTCAATGCCATCTGCTACTGCTCCAGTGTGGGCCACGCCTGCCCGCCATGACGCGCCTGACAGAGCGACACCACCTGCAGAAGCGCCTGACGGAgtaaatgtgtctttgtctttgtggaataaatgagtaaattaatgttactttgacatgttttgtgtcAGTGATTCAATCACGTTATCAAATGAGGACGACATGTTGAAATGCTGAACAGGACGTCTTGTGATCTGAGACACAAACCAGCAGCAGTCAGCTCTGTTATACATCacaatcatctttaaaaaaccTGCTaatcaacacaaagaaaaacagaacagttgATAGAAAGACAGCAGCTCATCCAGTCAGCTGGACTGAATCTCCAGGTGCATtctgggaatgtgtgtgtgtgtgtgtgtgagtgagtgtgtgtgagtgtgtgtgtgtatgagtgtgtgtgtgagtgtgtatgagtgtgtgagtgagtgtgtgaatgtgtgtgagtgagtgtgtgtgtgagtgagtgagtgtgtgtgtgtgagtgtgtgtgtgtgtgtgagtgtgtgtgtgtgtgtgtgagtgtgtgtgagtgtgtgtgtgtgtgtgtgtgtgtgtgtgtgtatgagtgtgtgtgtgagtgtgtatgagtgtgtgagtgagtgtgtgaatgtgtgtgagtgtgtatgagtgtgtgagtgagtgagtgtgtgtgtgtgtgtgagtgagtgtgtgtgtatgagtgtgtgtgtgagtgagtgtgtgtgagtgtgtgtgtgtatgagtgtgtgtgtgtgtgtgtgtatgagtgtgagtgagtgagtgtgtgtgtgtgtgtgtgagtgtgtatgagtgtgtgagagtgtgagtgtgtgtgtgtgtgtgagtgagtgtgtgagtgagtgtgtgaatgtgtgtgagtgtgtatgagtgtgtgagtgtgtgtgtgtgtgtgagtgagtgtgtgagtgtgtgtgtgaatgtgtgtgagtgtgtatgagtgtgtgagagtgtgagtgtgtgtgtgtgtgtgagtgagtgtgtgtgtgtgagtgagtgtgtgtgtgtgtgaatgtgtgtgagtgtgagtgagtgagtgtgtgtgtgtgagtgtgtgtgtgtgtgtgtgaatgtgtgtgagtgtgtgtgtgtgtgtgtgagtgtgtgtgagtgagtgtgtgtgtgtgtgtgaatgtgtgtgagtgtgtgtgtgtgtgtgtgtgtgtgagtgtgtgtgagtgagtgtgtgtgtgtgtgtgtgaatgtgtgtgagtgtgtgtgtgtgtgtgtgtgtgtgagtgtgtgtgagtgagtgtgtgtgtgtgtgtgaatgtgtgtgagtgtgtgtgtgtgtgtgtgtgtgtgagtgtgtgtaagtgtgagtgtgtgtgtgtgagtgtgtgtgtgagagtgtgtgtatgagtgtgagtgtgtgtgtgagtgtgtgtatgtgtgtgaatgtgtgtgagtgtgtatgagtgtgtgagagtgtgagtgtgtgtgtgtgagtgagtgtgtgtgtgtgtgaatgtgtgtgagtgtgagtgagtgagtgtgtgtgtgtgagtgtgtgtgtgtgtgtgtgaatgtgtgtgagtgtgtgtgtgtgtgtgtgagtgtgtgtgagtgagtgtgtgtgtgtgtgtgaatgtgtgtgagtgtgtgtgtgtgtgtgtgtgtgtgagtgtgtgtgagtgagtgtgtgtgtgtgtgtgtgaatgtgtgtgagtgtgtgtgtgtgtgtgtgtgtgtgagtgtgtgtgagtgagtgtgtgtgtgtgtgtgaatgtgtgtgagtgtgtgtgtgtgtgtgtgtgtgtgagtgtgtgtaagtgtgagtgtgtgtgtgtgagtgtgtgtgtgagagtgtgtgtatgagtgtgagtgtgtgtgtgagtgtgtgtatgtgtgtgagtgagtgagtgtgtgtgtgagtgtgtgtgtgagtgtgtgtgtgagatatgTGGACTCAGTATTTGACTAGAATCTGTTGCATCTCATCACTCTGTCAGTGAATCATATATGGTGGAATAAGGTGTGCAGATATAACACCAGCTGATATTTTGACTTTGATATTTAAATACATACTATGTAGGATCttcctctgcctgtattttcttattttctgattattttgcTGTTCAGGACACTTCTGGgtgctccctctccctctctctctctctctctctctctctctctccctccctctctctctctctctctctctctctctctctctctctctctctctctgtctctctctctctccctctctctctctctctctccctccctccctttctctcttcctctctctctctccctccctctctctttctctctctctctctctgtctctctccctccctctctctccctctctctctctccctctccctctccctccctctctctctctatccctccctcttcctccctctctctctctgtctctctctctctccctctctctctctctctctccctccctccctttctctcttcctctctctctctccctccctctctctttctctctctctctctctctctctctccctccctctctctccctctctctctctccctctccctctccctccctctctctctctatccctctctccctctctgtctctctctctctccctccctctctctctccctccctcttcctctctctctctctccctctctctctccctccctcttcctctctctctctctctctctcttcctctctctctctctatccctctctccctctgtctccctccctctctctctccctccctcttcctctctctctccctccctctctctctctctctctctctctctccctccctctctctctctctctctctggtgctgTTGAGCCAGGGAGGAAGTGCCgactttgaatgttgtgtttacacaaCCGACTAATCCTGCGTAGTATGCCTTTAAGTagagcacttgagtaaatgtacttagttactgtGTGAGAAACAGAGCTCTACATGAAGaccagcagaagaagaagaggcggCACGATGCAGAGCGCTCACTAGAGTTTATTTGAGGGGaaacagcatcacgttttctTCTGTACAATATTCAACAATCACCTCCAACAGAAGCCCTCAAACTGCCCACAGACAGTGAACGCACCACGCTGCCCAGGAGAATAATCAGGGGTTTAATTGGAATAAATCAAACAGGAATTTATTggttttcatgtgaaatatcAAACAGTAGAGTCGTCctgcagcagcaaacaaacatCACATCCAGCTGAAACTTTAAACATCTGTTGACCAACATTTCACTTTAATTCAATCTTTGctccttgttttctttcagtaaTAATCATGTAGTAAGTTCATATCTGCAGCCGCTCACAGTGACGTCAGATATCAACTTGATGAGTACAAAGTTTTTTATGTCTGATAGAAATGACGGACAGACCGACGAAAACTAATAAACTGGAGttacattcattcatctgtGAGGACGCTTCAACTGTTTTTACTGAACAACTGAACCATTCGAGGAGCCGACGACTGAATCCACTAAAATAAATCTGACATGAAGTCGTTCTGACGCTTCCACGTTCATGTTGGAAACATTTATTCACACTTTTTATTCCCACATTCATTTGGTTTTGTTGAACTTCGAGAAGTTCTGCTCGAAAAACTCAAATTAAAtccaaaaatgtcagatttcagTTTGTGTCGTCGCCCTGATCGACGCCAGAGGaggatgatgtcatgatgatgtcataatgGGAATGGTGAGCACCAGCAGGGACGTCTGAGGTATCtaacacgcacgcacgcacacacacacacgcacacacacgcacacacgcaccTTCCTCCACAGGAAGTTAGTGTTCTGAGCTTTCAACATAAATTAACAAACtcagattgttttcatttttttcatcttcgtcatataaaataaacagaatctGTTTCTCATATTAACATTAGAAACAATCGAGtccataaaaacaaactcatgcTGAAAATCTGAAACATTCATATGTACAAACTGTGCAGCTTCCTGTCATCATCAGaataaaagacagacagaggaggaaacaggCTTCCTGTCAGAGGTtatcaaaataaaaagacaagaggAGGAAACAGGCTGAACTCGAATACTGTGTCTGTACTGGACACCAGTACTGTGTGTACTGGGAACCAGTATACAGATgttctgctgcttcacaggttAATAAAAGGTTTTATAAACACAGGTGAGAGTGAGCTGTGGGTCCCTGAACGTCTCTCTTGTCTGTGGAGTTTGTTCTCAGGTCGACTCTTTAAACGTCTGAGTTTATACGAGACGACGGCGGAGTCGCATCGTGCGCCAGACGTTTCTTTATCAGGTCATGTGACATCATGTGACATCATGTGACATCACTGAGGCCTACAGCAGACGTGCTGTAcaggcggcggcggcggcggcggtgtttttttaatatttccacCTGTcctgaaataaagtttgatgCAGTTTCACATCAGAGCAGCTGATCTTTAATGTGTCGCTTCAAACTGATCACATGACTccatcagtcaggatctgatCGATACGACACGCCGGCGCCACCCGCTGCACACGCTGGAGTGTTCAGGACtcaaaacatcatttcagtTTGATCACAGTTTCACTGTTTGTCTCTGAGCTTCAGTATCAGCTGATCAGTTGATCGATCAGCTTCAGTTCGGCCGCCGGCGGGACGAAGACGAGCCGCCGGACTGACGGAAAAACTGACGAAGTTAAAATGACGTTTAGTGTTTCTGACTTTGTTCAAACGTTTCGTGATCTGAAAGTTTATCTTCCGAAACGTAAACGTGTCTGTGATTTTCAGACGTGAAACCGAAAGGCATGCTGGGTGGCGAGCGACGTGTCACGACGAAACGATTTTTAGAGGTCGTAAAGACGAAATGTTTCCAGAGACAAAACGAACccacaaacaggaagcagagacgacaaacaacaacaacaacaacaacaacaacaacaacatgaagacaaacagtTCAGGGTCCGACGGTCACTTCCTGCTTCTAACgactgacagaaacaaacaggagcAGACAGCTGTTATTGATCGTCAGCTGTGTTAGTGTTATTGATCATCTTTGGTTTCTGGtcacatgttttcattgtttatgtTTCAATCGGCTTTTTGACTCTAAATCAGTTTCATAGAAGATTCAAATTTCTCCTGATTATCTTCAAGatcaataaattatttgttttgtctgtaaaacgtcagaaaaacaatgaaaatatccATAAAGctccaattttttaaaatgtctgtttttcagtttttagttgaaaacagaaaacaaaacaaagcactaAAATCTCTTCTGTCTGATAATCAATTGATCGATCAGTTGCTACAAAGACTGATCGATCTGATCTTTAATTCtgttttcaaactgttttaatcttgatgttttgtgtgtgaagcttgttgtttaaataaagttttatttcttttctttcataacTGAGTGAGAATCAAACCGTCGACGTTAACCGAAGATTTTTGGGGGAAAATTCTTCACTTTCTTGTTTGAGAGTCAGAGAAGACtgatgcctctctctctcccagcgGAGACTCCACGCTAACCGTTTCCCTCCGTTTCCAGtcgttatgctaagctaagctaactgctcAGACGCGACAGAGGGATCAGTCTGAAGTGCTGACTCTCAGCGAGAAAGACGAGAAGTAACGTCACATGAAAGAGAAGATGTGTTGGATCAATAACCTGATTATGAAACTCTCTTCTGTCAGGTGATAATGTTTCTATATgtttctatatatttatatctgtgtatatactgtaaacagCAGTGATTCAGACATTCAGAAGCTGTTTCTTATTGGCATCACTTCATTCAGAAACTAAAACATCCAAAAACTAAAGTCGCCCTTTTTATACTGAAGTCAAACAAACGTCGTATCGTCACATTATTGTAGAAAAGGTCTGTCCAGGAAGTCTTTCATTTTGTAATACAaaagaggaagtgatgtcagaGAGTGGAGGTCAGTGTGGCTCGCcctgcagagagggagagagagagagagaccgtCCTCCATATTGTCTTTAAGAAGGAGCTGCTCGTCAGTCTGGAGGTCACCTGACCTCCCAGCTGATCACCTGACAGGCTCCTATCAGAGACAGAAACCTGCCGCTCACTGAGGGAGTCCCTGCTCCGTCCTGATTGGTCCTCAGCCTCGTCATAGGCTCGACTCTTTAGGTGGGTAGTCCACgttggttaccatggtgaccaCTGTGACGATCTCCTCGGGTGCCGTGACGCTCGTCTGTCGCTGCATCTGCACGACGCGCTCCTCCACGCAGCCGGCCGACAGCCGAGCCTCAGCCTCATGATCCCAGCATTCCTCAATGGTCTCACAGAGCACGGCCAGACCCTgcaaccaaaacacacacaacaccggTCAGTAGAACATACAGCACggacaccaaaacacacacaacaccggTCAGTAGAACATACAGcacagacaccaaaacacacacaacaccggTCAGTAGAACATACAGCACggacaccaaaacacacacaacaccggTCAGTAGAACATACAGcacagacaccaaaacacacacaacaccggTCAGTAGAACATACAGcacagacaccaaaacacacacaacaccggTCAGTAGAACATACAGcacagacaccaaaacacacacaacaccggTCAGTAGAACATACAGCACGgagaccaaaacacacacaacaccggTCAGTAGAACATACAGCAAGgagaccaaaacacacacaacaccggTCAGGGTCCGGTAGGGTTTTTGGGGATGTGTGTAGAGCAGGTTTGTGGTGCTTCTGCACAGCATGGTGCATTATGGGTAACGTAGTGTGACTCACAGCGTGTTTCTGCCAGCACTCTCTGAGTGTGGGTCTCAGCTTCTTGTGGACCACCACCTCCTGCATGTCCTCCAGAGACGGATGTTgacccacctcctcctcaaaCGGCAGCATGTACTCGTCCAGCGGACCTGGATCAGAGGAAAAGGGGGGACATCAGACTCACAGAAACCAGCGGATCCGGATCAGACAGACGTGGAACGTGTTAGTCTGAGCTGATCTTACCGTCGGCAGCTTTGCAGCGTGAGGTCAGTTCCCACAGCACCAGACCCAGAGCGTACATGTCGATCCTCAGGAAGGCGTCTCTCTGGAAGTTGATGGCTCCCTCCAGGACCTCAGGAGCCATGTACCTCCTGGTGcccacctgacacacacacacacatccattattattattattacactaaCTAAATGttcttagttactttccataagtgcatgtttttttgccacagaggaaataaatgaacgAGTGAAAACAGCATCTTTGCTGCAGAAACACAGCGAGGACTGAATCAgtgacagcatgtgtgtgtgtttatcttctGTGAGACTCACATCAGTCTTCTGAGGCAGTGAAGTGGCAGATAAGTGAGTGTGTGGACAGGCTGTATGTGATATAGAGAAGCTGTTACAcctgagagaggagaagagtctgGTCAGGACTCACCTGTCCGTGTGTTTCTCCAGGAGATTTTCCCGCCTCAAACCTGAGAGCGAGGCCGAAGTCAGCGATGCAGGCGGTCAGGTTGGACTTCAGCAGGACGTTCTTACTCTTAAAGTCCCTGAAAAACCCACAGAGTGACACCTCTCTGACACAacgctctctgtgtgtgtgtgtgtgtgtgtgtgtgtgtgtgagtgtgtgagtgtgtgtgtatgtgtgtgtgtgtgtgtgtgtgtgagtgagtgagtgagtgagtgtgtgtgtatgtgtgtgtgtgtgtgtgtgagtgagtgagtgagtgagtgtgtgtgtatgtgtgtgtgtgtgtgtgtgagtgagtgagtgagtgagtgtgtgtgtatgtgtgtgtgtgtgtgagtgtgtgagtgagtgtgtgtgtgtgtatgtgtgtgtgtgtgtgtgagtgagtgagtgtgagtgtgtgtgtgtgtatgtgtgtgtgtgtgtgagtgtgtgagtgagtgtgagtgtgtgtgtgtgtacctgtgggCGACGGCCGGCTTGTGTCCAGGTATGTCTTCGTGCAGGTAGGCGAGGCCTCGAGACATCGACTGAGCGATGACACAGAGCTCAGACCAGGAGAGAACGTTAGCCTTCAGGTAGTCTGTCAGAGaaccctgaacacacacacacacacacacacacacacacacacacacacacacacagaattacaCAAAGTCAGCAGCCACCAAATAAATGCTGCTAAAATAtgcaaagagacaaaaaacaatcattttacacccaaaaatattaaaaagattaaaagagaACAGATGAAATTTGTTTAGAATTATGACATCATTATTTAGAACtttttactgtaatattacagaaatgaaactgaaaattaaactttattacaataatgatgtgatgtcacactgcaggaggtttcatgttttaatgtgtgtgtgtgtgtatatatgtgtgtatatgtgtgtatatatgtatatgtgtgtatatatgtatgtgtgtgtgtgtgtgtatatgtgtgtatatacgtgtgtgtgtgtgtgtgtgtgtgtgtatatgtgtgtgtgtatatatgtgtgtatatatgtgtgtgtgtgtgtatgtgtgtatatgtgtgtatatgtgtgtgtgtatatatgtgtgtatatatatatatatatatatatgtgtgtatatgtgtgtgtgtgtgtgtatatgtgtatgtgtgtgtgtgtgtatgtgtgtgtatatatgtgtgtatgtgtgtatatgtgagtatatgtgtgtgtatatgtgtatgtgtgtgtgtatatatatatatatatatatatatatatatatatatatatgtatgtgtgtgtatatatgtgtgtgtgtgtgtgtgtgtgtgtgtgtgtaccttctCGTGGTAGGCGGTCACCAGCCACAGCTCCATGTCCAGgctgcttcctctcctctcgGCTCCCATGAAGTGCAGCAGGTTGTCGTGTCTCATCCCGCTCAGGTTGTAGATGTCGTACTCGTTCTGCCACGACTGCTTGTGCTAAACACACAGAGGTCGAAGGTCACACAGGTGTAAACACTGAACCGAGGTTAGCTGACCAACACATCAGCCTGAAGATGAGCTGCAGGTTTAAACACTTACAAGGTTTATTCAACTTTAAACTGTGCTGACATGTTGGTGGAAGCTTTCAGTGGTAATGAAGAACATATATACTTCTAAAACAAGtactttattcttccactccactacatttcagagggaaatattgtactttctactccactacatttatttgacagctttagttacttttcagatgaagatttgacacaatggataatataacaagcttttaaaatacaacacattgttaaagatgaaaccagtggtttccaacctttttgtcttttgacgtcttacaaaaagcagtgtgtagtcggggtcacatttcacatgtctatgagttgttaacagctccaccaaatagtgatttttccctctaaacttctcacatgctttcatttcaataaatgttcaaatgatccaaaatttcagtaaaaatcaaagattagagaaaaagtccaaaaactgaaaacagatttgtgtatcagaactttgttttttcttctttcctctcccattaatcatctcaccacccctcacatttatctgctgaccctttggaggggcccgacccctaggttgggaaccactggactaaactagctaactgtatataaagtagtgtaaactagctccacctccagcagctacaacagtaacatgctgctctaacactgatgcttcactattaatcaTCTAATCTGTAAATCTACAGACGGCTCCTTTAAGTGAAGATCTGACTTCTTGTTGTGagtgttttaaaatattaaaatattaaatatgaaactgtttCAGCGTTAACTCTTCAGGTTTCTTGAGGAAACGTaactgatgtttgtgtttttttctttactggaACACTGCAGCTCAGATCCTCCATACAAACACTGATAATACAAacctcagagtgtgtgtgtgtgtgtgtgtgtgtgtgtgtgtgtgtgtgtgtgtgtgtgttgtggttaaTCGAGGTCATGGCAGGTTTAGTGaatgctgattggctgaggaccTAGGCAGCCTCGGGGAGATTAAAGCTCTGAGCTTTAAGTCACACAgcacagattgtgtgtgtgtgtgtgtgtgtgtgtgtgtgtgtgtgtgtgtgtgtgtgtgtgtgtgggtggggggggtggggggggggggggggttactaTAGAGAACTGGTTCAGGCTGCGTGCtctcagtgagtgtgtgtgaggttggTGTGTATAAATGACCACATGGTGGTGCTGTTGGTCACTAGAAGCAGATGTGCAGGAAGCTCCTCAGTGTCACAGTTACAGTTTTCTATCGTTTTATTTATAGCGGCAGCTCTGACAGGCCATTACactgtgcacatgtgcacatcTGCACATGTGAGGTTTATCAATACGCCTGCAGGACTGTGGATATCAGATATTAATAAGCTCATTAGCACATCCTGCTCCACCTGCTGATTCAAGGTTAGCGACCACGGGCTAGCCTAGCCTGACCAgttcacttaaggtggactgagtgttaaggtggaccagctgttCTTATTGTAGTGAGAACAGAATGTGTGACTGctcctttaaaaatgttcaacTATTGACATCCTGCAGATAAAACAGgaacaatgaatgaatgtccaacatatgaatgtgtgtgtagaaTCTACTCTAACCCAGTCAGCTGTCTGGAACTATTCAGAGAACAGTAAGTTGCAGAGGTTATACAAAGAGACGTTAGCTTCTGTTTCTTGTAGCTTTAGCGTCTCTTCCTCTGAGGCGTCTGTCTGCTGCAGTGAACAGGAAGTGTGACGGCGTCTCAGACAGTCAGTACAAACCTGGATCGGGAAGATCTTGACGGCTACGTATTCGCTGAGCAGCTGAGCCTTCCACACGCAGCCGAAGCGCCCCCTGGCTTTGATCTCCAGTAACTGCAGGGGCTTCTGGCCCAGGATGGGGGACGGCGGCAGAGGACCCGGGTCCTGGAGGAACAACATGGAGACAAGAAAGAAACTGAACAACTGAACAATAAACAGATTTGACTTGTTACATCTCAAACTATCTTTCATGACCTGGTTTCCTTTTGAAGTGtgatactttttacttttactgctcTTTGAaagaattttatcattttttttgttcagatttACTTTTCAAgctctttatctttattttctgaCTTATTTTAATGTCACTGAACATCAGTCTGTCCTGATAAAAGTAGGTGGACGACATGAATTATCAAATGTTTATCCATAAAGTCTGATATGTTGgttttttaacaaatatattGGAATGTTGTcaataaaccaaataaaaccaaagtcCCAACGTTGATGTGTGTTAGGACGGATTAtagttttgtaattttgttttattgtttctgtaaCAAACACTATTTAAaggtattttgttttgtgaccTTGGCGGCGTCCAGCTGGCCTCAGACTGGTGGGACTGGTGGGACTGGTGGGACTGGTGATGGGGTGAAGGATGGGGGTGATGTGTGTTGGGATGCACCGATACCGATCCGATATCGGTATCGGGTGCCGATACTGACGTAAATCCCTCATCGGATATCGGACCGACACTAACGATCGACGTACTGATCCAGATTCCATCGTCTGATCAGGACTACGTGTTCTTTACTTCCCACCGTTTACTAAACAGCAGTCATTCCTGGTAGTTTTCTTATAAACTAACATAAAGTTAAACactgagaaagaagaaatgatgTCCGTTATGTAGCGGAACTCATTCAGCTGCCAGCTGTGACAGCTT contains:
- the acvr2aa gene encoding activin receptor type-2A — encoded protein: MGSATKLAFSVFLISCSSGAILGRSETQECVHYNYNPSSSSSSSSSSVLESRGNLSGVEPCYGEKDKRLHCFATWKNVSGVVQVVKQGCWLDDVNCYDRSECVEKKDAPEVFFCCCEGSLCNKKFFYSPDQPQIPTTNKPVTSPPPVLTTLMYSLVPIMAVTAIVFFSFWMYRHHKLAYPPVLVPTQDPGPLPPSPILGQKPLQLLEIKARGRFGCVWKAQLLSEYVAVKIFPIQHKQSWQNEYDIYNLSGMRHDNLLHFMGAERRGSSLDMELWLVTAYHEKGSLTDYLKANVLSWSELCVIAQSMSRGLAYLHEDIPGHKPAVAHRDFKSKNVLLKSNLTACIADFGLALRFEAGKSPGETHGQVGTRRYMAPEVLEGAINFQRDAFLRIDMYALGLVLWELTSRCKAADGPLDEYMLPFEEEVGQHPSLEDMQEVVVHKKLRPTLRECWQKHAGLAVLCETIEECWDHEAEARLSAGCVEERVVQMQRQTSVTAPEEIVTVVTMVTNVDYPPKESSL